Below is a window of Populus trichocarpa isolate Nisqually-1 chromosome 3, P.trichocarpa_v4.1, whole genome shotgun sequence DNA.
CTATATAGTAATAATAGTTAAGGAAAATGACCTTCTGCTGTAAACAGCTAGAATCAGAACTCAGGACCTGTGGGTCTCCAGCACGAgcttctaatttaaaaaaaaaaaaatcttggggCCGCCAGAAAAAGGGGGGCTCCTGGGTAAAATTTGGTAATAaattttcactacttcttttaAATTGACAAATGAGTGAAGTTCATCAAAAACCAAATGATGTAACGCTATTATATGCTTGAGTTGTGAATTCCGCTTGTAGGAAGACCATTTTTACAAACACGCGCGCACATATAAGCTCCTGTTTCTGCGCTTCGCTGCAgggtcattatttttttcggAAAAAAAAACGAGTGATTGCAAAGTGGAATGTTGAATCATGAGCTATAATCATGCGCGGGTCTTgacatgcttttaaaaaataatataatttttttaaaaaaatatatgtaacatttgattgaataagttagttttattttaattaaaaaaaaacaaataactataaatgaatattataagaaaagtgataacatggaaaaaaatattttttcaaaagaaaacaaataatatatctcAATTAATAGTCCATTAAATATGGAAGaacaaattggataaaaaaaggatatataaaaaaattagtcttGGTCAATTTAAGTTAATATGATAAACCTGTAATCTCGATAATTAGAGCTGAGATAATCCGAAATATCCTGTTAAACCCACGGTCTAGATCGTGAGATTAGAATGacccgataaaaaaaataaagatatttataaagcttatatttttaaaaacaaaatatcaacttgtgttaacttttcaaactcgtaactCAGGTCATTAGACCCGAAGCACtatatctaaaaaaaccatgaagtttaattaccaataaattaaatattgaaagatgaaattgaagaaataattttaattatacaaaaggattataaaaatatagcaattaaaagaataaagatcaaaattgaaataaaaataaatcttgtatttgattgaagggtgaaattgaaaagaaaaattaatttaacaaaaggaccggaaaaaaaaaaaccaaaagaatgagaatgaaattaataaaaataatatactataaatttggattgaatgatgaaactgcaaacaaataaaacttttaaaaaataaaaaaatcaaaacaatgaagaccaaattggaaaacataacaccataaatttggattgaaagaTAAGAATGAAGACCAATAAAGTTTTTACAAAAGggtcaatgaaaaaaataaaaaattaaaagaataatgatcaaattgaaaaaataatatatgtcaaattagaattgatggacgaaattgaaaataaataaattttttagaaaaagagccaatgaacaaaaattagaaatcaaaaaaataaaaactgaatttaaaATACCAAGAACAAAGAGGAACAAACTGTTATTTTAAGGGGAGAAGagacaaaagaaaagggggaaaaAGAAAGTTTCACCAGCAACAAACCGATCACCCAACGCCTATAAGCACTACCCCAACAAGAAGAGTTCATAAAGGAGCTCCTAATAACACGGTAGAAAGGTATTTTTGGACACTGAAAGATGCCGCATGAACCATCTAAAGTGCACTGGCACCTCCCAAACGTCGAGTGTCGTACACACGcctgacttttttatttttatttagccaaatattaaattgttccAGAGCTGACatggtaataacaaaaaaatctttgtgaAAAGACTAAAAAGACCCTTAacacaagttttaaaatttttacttttaaagatattataattatttcactatattttttattttttatatttaatcaaagaaaattaCCTCTCACTTGAcatgttgataataaaaaaatcattttggaaATATCAAATTGCCCTTTGATTTGAGTAGTTTAATTTTTGTGGcgtgaatgataaaattgttattataccattccaataaataatatttttttttagtttaatgtgggtgtccgggccagcttgcgcgcacctcgactaatcccacgggccttgaagttaacgaccatgtaagcctccagtggtcatcatatgaacaactacagggctcgaacctgagactacagaggaagcaaacctcttgatcccaagtttttactattgggccaccacctagatgatgtattttttttaatctgcatCTACATTGTTTTCCAATAAACagcttcttttaatattttataccaTAGTTCCCAAGCCCGTTTCGGTCTGTCCCAGAAGTAGGAACCTGGTCTTAAGATATTTAATTGGATTATCCACGTTATTGATTCAATCAAGATCTGAAccgatctaaattttaaaagCTGCCGTTTCTTTTCAAATCCATATATGTGCGTGGTTATTAACTCATGGATTGATCTTCCGACACCAAGAGAGTGTTAGGAAATACTCTATAaacttagttttaaaaatttatttatttttaaataaatttttttatattttttttactgttttaatatactgatataaaaaataatttttaaaaaataaaaaaatttattttaatatattttcaagttaaaaacactttaaaccgttattgttatcacaatttcaaacaaaaaaactttagtTCTGTCaagtttgaaactttatttGATAGCTACAATTCATATACAAATTTGATTGATAATCATAGTAtagtctttttatataatttgttaatataatgttgtttagattttttaaatcgAAAACAAAAtcgtaaaaattattttcttttatgattaacAATAAATTGTTATAAAGAGTTAAATTGTTGATATAAGTTTTTAAgtagtttatatataaaaaaaatttatgtgcactccaataaaaaaagaaaatttacaacccatttataatatttttatttttattttttcatagaaaAGTTTAATccataaaagaagaaatttttaaataatctattttaatatttcaagaatGGTTTTTCTggaataaaagctaaaaaattaattgtttattttttgctcTTCTTTTACTCTAGCAAGTCCTACATAAGATTCAGACATTTGTCTTTCTAGAATATTTTTTCTGAGTGTGTGATATTTACAAAGTTGTTATTTATCTTTACCTAGTAGATTGTACGAGGGGGGATTCCAGCATTCAAAAACAGTTCTTAATAAAATCAACTAGatatgtatttttagttttagttttctgattagaatttcattttaatttataattcgaACAAATCGGTTCTTTAACACCAAACAAATTTATTCACACGAGATTGAGTTGGTGTTATTTCCTCTTGTATCCGATtgcttgatgattttttatttattaacgtgggtgtccagaCCAGTTTGTGTGTATCTCAACTAGTTTTACAggtcttaaaattaataatcatataaatttttaatattcatcataTTACTTGATGATTTGATATAAGACGgtgatgtatttaaaaaaatatttaatcatattTGATTAGGAAAAAGATGTTTTTATCTAATCAAATTATAGTTCATTATCATTCACTTTGTGCAGTTTACAAAAATTAATCCTTATagtatcattattattaaatatcgATCAGCttcaattgagtttttttttttttcaattcaaattttctatcttaccttcttctatttttctttattttattttaggaaaaaaataaattgaaagaaatatgaaattgacatagaaaaaatcataaacaaatttTCGAAagatagatgaaaaaaatataatttgtttaaaagtataaggattaattaataaaactttgttaaactaaaaagaCTACATTATCACTTGCTCTCAAAATGACCAAAGACATGAAGGACGAGTCGTTCAGGAGAGTGCTGGAGGTTTCAGAACCCCTGAAAATTGAAGGACACGACATCGCTTTCATATTGAACGAAGAGACTATTTCATTCCAGTGAAGAAGGAGGCGGAAAGCGAGGTGGATCGTGATCGAATCGAGTGGCGTTTCTCCACATTAATTTTGTCTCTCACAGGTGTTTTTCTTTCTGACTCttgcttttctttatttaattttcttaatatcataattttaccTTAGTATTGCACAATCTCAAAACCCTAGAATTAACCATGATTATCCAATTGCCTACTTGTCTCCTGCTTCAATGCTGATTCCTTAAGTTATATAATAATGAAGTGTGTTTTGCGCATTCTCCATTGTAATTCGTAGGAAGGGGTGTAGGTGTTGTTAGCAATGGAAGGGGATAAATTTGATGGGATTCCCTTAATGTCTACTCTGCTCCTTATCTACCGTTGGTTTCTGTAATGAGACTCGGATTAGATACGCGTTCTTCTGTTATTCcatcttctttatatatatactggattattaatatttcttaaGCAGTGCAGTTCCTTGTAAGCTGTAAGAACAAGCCTATTACTAACATCAATGGCATGGAGAAAGTTTTTTCTACATGTGTACAACAAGTAGGCTGGTGCTTTGGATTATTTGATTCTAATGTCGCTCAAACTCCTATTGATGTTTCGggtattttctttttaggggAGGGGGGTTGCTGTTATGGGTGATTTTTCAGTTCAAATTACTCCTGAACTTGTTAATCGGTTTGCTAATGAtggggaaaaattaaagaagaaagcaaagaagACTATACCTAAGACCCGACGAGAAACTCCCCTGCTCAAAGCTAAGGTGAATGAGAAACAGCTGCATGATGATTCTGAAACACACAAACGGATTGCTTCTCCAGGATGGCCAGTTCAACCTCCACTGTACTTGCCAATAACCCAAACTGTACATCCTGCAAATGCCGAGTTGGATGCAATCCGATCAGTCATTCAAGAGAGCGAGAGGGTTCTGGAAAAGTTCCAGAAGCAGGAGGATAACATGGTGCAGCAAGTAACTGAAAGAGCCAAGAATCTCTGTGATAAGGAATTCAAGCTTCCAAACCAGAAGCCTATGCCATGTTTGGTTGATTATAATGCTTGCAGGGCATGCTACAAGGAGCATGCTGATGATATTCTGAAATGTGCCCCCCTCACTAAGAGTTATTATGAATGTGTTCGCAGAGCTAAGCAGCAACAGAATTCAGCAGATAAGTAGACTTTCTTGGAAGAAAAATTTTCAAGTGTTATACATGATTCCAACCTAAATGTGGGTTTTGATAGATGAGACAATTACATATTTGTGGTCCAAATAAACCAAACACTAATTGCCATTTTCAGAATGTAAGCTTGTGCTGTCATAGTGCATTTAGGATTTTGTTACACTGATTGCTTCTGTCTCTAGACAATGTTGCAATTCTCATGGCAAGCACTTGCAGTGTTAAAATTTCTTTTGGAACCTGTCAGTGAAAGTTGAATACTGTTGTGGTGCATGTCAATTGGGTATTATGCAAATAGTTTAATTCAACATTGACAATGTTCCTTGTATTTGAATGAGTATTCCAGCTGACAATCGTTTCTGTTTTCAATCAGTTACATACTGAAAATGGGATGGATTATGTGGTGTATGTAGAACTGTCACATTCTAATGCAGCTTCTTCAGCGGTGAGTCATTTGGTTGGACCTCATGGTTGATGACTTTTTTGACGTGTTGGTGGAGAGtgctacaaaaattaatttctcttctATTTAGAGGGGTTCAAATTGATTGTTGTGAAGATACTATAATAGGTCAGTGCCGCTTGATGCAATGGTTCactgataatatttttcttacttgttGAACTCGTTTAGCTTTTCTTATTGATGACTGGGTTGTACCCTGTCTAACCAATGGTCAAATTAGCGTCCTCCTTGAGTGGGCATTCGGTGGATGAGGAATCCTCTTTGGGTAAATGAATTCAAATTGATTGTTGTGAAGATACTATAATATACTCATTGGTTTTTGTTTCATATACTCATTGGTGCCGTGAGCCGAAGACCGAAGTTTGACAACAAATGGACTGTAATTGTATAACAGTCGAAATCCTTTCATTTGGTTATGGCGATAAGCATATTTTCATGATTTGAAATTAAGATATTCTTAGCATGTGTTTGCATTGTGGTAGTGTagtgagagaaaaaaacttgtataggatatagacacacacacacacacacatcgtGGTAGCAATTCTGTCTTTGACTGGATATATATAATCCGCGCTTAAGCAAATTTTATGGACAGAAAGTGAAGAATATCTTCTTAGATTTCAACTTCCAAGTGAAGATTGGTGATATTTAAAATAAGCTTACTACCCAAATACAAAACTTAAAATCGAAGTGCTATTTTTGATTTCATTGTCGTTCTTCTGAAAGTAGAAAACAAGTGGTGTTggattattagatttattttttatgaataattttgtaaattaaaatagatttttttatatacaaaaaaaatagttttctatCTCTggttaaaatagattttttttgtttttgccccCCAGTACACTTGCTATGAGCTAGCACAGGGAAGGCCCTATATATCCTGTCCTTCACTTGCTATTAAGCTCCACTGCATGCAGATCGAGGCAACGTTTACCAggggggcaaaaaaaaaaacattaatatgtgTAAACATTTCTACTCTCTATGTAGTCGATAACGAAATAGTATTGTAATTAACTTGGTCTGGTTCGTGGATTGATTGGGATTTAGTTTAGATGAGAATGCATCGTGACAGAAACACAGGCAAAGAAGAACCAGAAACTATCACAAGGATTAGTGTAAGATGCATCCATCAGAGGACAATATCTCACATCTCTTTGATAGAATAAATAGTTTGTAAAACAAGCCGATTGATGTTTTTCTGCAGCTATCATCTTCGAATACAGATAGATACCTAATAAAATATGAATCCAAAAGAGCGaatatctttctttcttggtGTCATTCGATTGATGGAACAATCACTTCTTTGGCCTTCGAAACAAAAGAGGGTCTTAGGAAGTAGAATTAATGTTACATATACATGGGAAATTAATTAATGCTAAGAAGATGAAATGTTGAGAAACTAAAAGGTATAATATTGGAGCTGTAATCCCCTCTCTTACGTACATAAACACGTACGAGTCCCACCTGAGATGGGAGTACAATTCtagtatatattaaatataaaataaaacaaattattcaatccaATTCAATACATATTAAACACAAACAagggaaaatagttatttgtCATGTCCAGCCTGTCCAATTAATATTATTCAGCATGCCTCGATTAAAATGACATGGTTGTCTTTTGCTAGTAGTAGGTTAAATTGTGAGAGGAACTCCCTCGTTGGTTCAAGGTTCCAAGTGAAGATATTTGTTCTTCTTGTAATAATAAGCTTTAGAAAATAACTAGATAATTAAATTGTCTTTTAAAATGACATGGTTGTCTTTTAATCTGACTTTTCTATAAAACCATCAGCAAATTGCAATTCTAAAATACACGTCATGCATGTGATCTCTTTTCTAcgagtttttttgtttgtatcaCAACGAAAAACAATTGGTAAAGTagtaaagtaaaaataatatttgaaaaaaataatataatttaataagtgGCTGATAATATATAGGACTCGAGAAACACAGTAGATATTCTGCGACATGCTCTATCCTTTTTAAGGTTTAGTTGGGCCATAAAGGAGTCAAGTGTTCAATGAACGTAACGTGACGATAAAGAGTTTGAGATTTGCACAGTAgatctcgagttcgagtcaggacgtgcacttcttgtaagagcctgggacagccggagttttactcgctcacctggacccacaaaatatgttttttgagGGGTGAGGTTTCCTcgaatcaaaaaaataaaaaataaaggagtcAACTACACCTTGcctaaatatcaattttttaaactatgtaCATAAACTGTATACCAAATAATTTGTTGGACTGAATTCTCTCCACTGTGCTAAAAACCTAAGAAAATGATTGCTCTGTAGAATTGGCATTCATGCATTCAAGAGTCTTACAAGCTAGAATGATTTGTATATGGAATATGTCGAGATCTcttcgttttcttcttcttattggATCACCACCAGTCTTTTGTTTCTACAAGATAAACAAAagttatgattatttatttattaattttatttaggttaagttattgtattttaaaatataacatgtttagttatcatgtttttaaaatacaataattatcttgttataaatagaaaaaataatatttattaaatattaagtgtgataatataagaatatattatcCCCTCgaagctctctctttctcttgtctTTTAATATGACTTTTCTATAAAACCATGCATCAGCGAGCGTGATTGCAATTCCAAAAATGCACGTCATGTGATCGATCTTTTCTCCCGTCTTTTAATATgacttttctataaaaataactaatctaaACAAATCATGTAAAACAATtatggtaaaaataataatgaaatagatattttattttcaattaatattcaagagcatatttgttttatacaagttttacatattatattcatatttaatatttcacAGAGTAATTgctatatcataataaaaaaaatatataacctaTATGAAAACTATGACAcgattagataatattttaaatattatttcaattattttatttatattgaattttattcaaaaaaaaaaagaagaagaagttgaaggGTAATATTAAAAGAGGAGATGCATTGGGGCTAGGACCTAACAAAAGGAGTCTAGAAGGTAAAGTCATAATTGCAATTCTGACTTTTCTATAAAACCATAAGCAAATTGCACTTCTAAAATACACGTCATGGATCTCTTTTCTACGAGATTTTTGTTTGTATcacagtgggaaaaaaaaaggtaaagtagtacagtaaaaaaatatttgaaaaaaataatataatttaataagataatatataGGATTCGAGAAACACAGTTGATATTTGTCAACATCTGCACATGCTCTATCGTTTCAAGGTTTGGTTGGCCATAAAGGAGCTGGTTTCCTTGCCAAGGACAACTTGCCTaaatatcaacttttttttttatttatttagtttaatgtgggtgtccggaccagcttgcatgtatctcaactaatcccacgggccttgaagttaacaaccatataagcctccagtggccatcatatgagcaaccatagggctcaaacctgagatcacagagagagcaaacctcttagtctcaaactcttatcattaggccaccacctaaatggttcTAAATATCAAGTTTTTAAACTATGTAAACTGTACACCAACTAATTTGTTGGACCGACTTGTGTGGAACTTGGTattataaaagtgttttttatttaaaaatttattaaaataacatttattttattttatttttaatattaatatattaaaataatttaaaaatactaaaaattttaatattttttaaaaggtaaaaattaATGGGATAAGAAGCTAAGAAAATGATTGCTTTGTTGTATATAAcgaaatcaaacacaaaatctaaATGGGGCATGGATGCATGCATTCAAGAGTTGTGGCAGGTCTAGATTTGGAAAGAAAGAATTggcatgaaaaatataactAGTTGTTATATGGGGTTTTTGCAAGTTGTCTGCTACGGTctcttcgttttctttttcaggTTGGACCACCAACCATTATTTTGTTTCTACACAAGATACACaagttatgattattttttattttatttatttattctaaattattgtacttttaaaacacaacatgtttatttatcaacaattataacaattattttatcacgattaaaaaaataatatttattatatattgtgAATTTGAGATGCggccatataaaaatatattattttactaataaaaacaaattaaagagtgttattttctaaaaaaaaattaaaaaagaaaaaaaaaaagaagctctctcttttctccgtcttttaatctgatttttctataaaaccaTGCATCAGCATGATTGCAATTCTAAATCACATcaagtgatttgttttttctaccgactgtttttttttactctagcatgcaaaaataaataataataaaataatatagtacaaaaaaatatttttaaaaacaatacagTATAGAGAATCGGATATAACATTTTCATTTCACAGGTCACAAAATGTCATTGTCAAATATATACCACCAAGACTAATTAGAACTCTCGTCTTATAATCAAATATATACCACCAAAGCTAACTAGAACCTAGAGAACTAACATAACTCTCTAGATAGGCTCTCAGACCTTATGTTATCTCTAGGGATAATCTTGAATATTTCACTCTCAGGTTTGGTCTCTCTCTCCAGTTAAGGGCTCTCACGCTCCATATCATCGTCATGGAGGTCACATGCTttcaactcttaaaaaaatacaataactcttcaaaaaaaaaaagattgacttGGTCTCTATATATAGTGCAAAAGCACCGCCCTCCTTGGGTTCCCCCTGCctcttataaaattttataaatatggaCGTCGATATGGATCCATCCCCTCTTCCCACTAAGAATTTTTCAAGTATAAGCATTGATAGAGATTCGTTCCTCTCAGCCTCTTAGAGATTTGTTTAAATATAGGCTCACACTCATTATGTTCCTTTTAGCCACTTGAGAATTTTCTAAACACAAGCTCCACCCTCCATGGGTTCTCTCAgccttttaaaaaatcttctaaatATAAGCTTACCCTCGTTGGGTTTCTccatttattagaaaaaatttcTTAGTATGGATTCTTCTATAGTTTCACCTCACCCTCCTGAAAAATTCTCTAAGTATAGGTTCCTCCATGGTTCACCTCTACATacttagaaatgtttttttttttcaaacatggGACATACCCCTACATACAGACTCTTTGGTATATTAACCAAGGTTTTCACcccactttttaaaaaaataaattgacaaacTCGTCGTACTAGATACCTTTACAAGTATTTGCGTGTAAATATCACAAAAACTTGAGGAACTACtaataaactcaaatttaaagGCCCATAAAACCCAATCTCCCTTAAGCTTAGTTAAATGAAGGTTCCACCTCCCTTGGGCTCAGCCAATGGAAGGACCCACCTCATTTGGGCACAACTGTATTTTAGATCCTACTCTATTTACACTCATTAGATGTATAAAAATCTTCTAAGGATCCACtatatttccatcaatattaatgttaTGTAAAAGATAGTGTGTGAAAGTCATTTCAGGACCcatcatattttcatccacATTAATACATGTGTTAGGGATATTTCTCATCAACATTAATACCCTCTTAAATATTATCAGTGCAATATTACGTTTTACCTTTTCCTCTCCATAAAAACACACGAGTTATAAATAGACCACGAGTTCTTTAAACAAAAGATtcggaatttttattttttattgcatatttattttcagagtatctctttgtaatattattgtattttcttttaaaaaatcatcgaCTTAATCATCAGAAAGTCTCTAAATTCATCAAAGAGAATCTTATCAGACACCTATCTCTAGCCACAATAGctgggaaaaataaattatattatcaaaaccaaaaaattaatactttcatttttttataccatCATCACATGGTTTTCTATAAAAGTTTGTCTAAAAGAGATCGACCACACGATATATAGCCTTATCGACTTATCGAGTTCTCAAATGAATTCCTTTATTTGCTTACAGAAGAtaaccaaaaaacaaatgatcGCCTTAGTTTTCTAAAGGGCGAGAGGCTGGTCCTGATACAGTTCAAGCCGAGTTCATCTCCGTCTTATCCTCCCGTCAACATCCTTTCATAATGGCTACGAATACAGATAATATGTCGTCGAGCACCATTTGTGGCCCGTGGTCTTGGTTTTGTAAAGGTGATCAAGATAATGAAGACATACTTTTGCCGATAATATTGCTGGCTGTTTCTGTTACTATACTGGGTACCTGTTTATTCCAATGGGGATTCAAGAAGCAAAGAGAAACTGCTGATAAGCTGCCACCAGGACCCCGTGGCCTTCCCATAGTGGGCTACCTCCCTTTTTTAGGCCCCAATCTTCACCAATTGTTCATGGAATTGGCACAAACTTACGGTCCAATCTATAAGCTATCAATCGGACGGAAGTTATGTGTCATAATAAGCTCTCCAGCACTGGTGAAAGAGGTTGTACGTGACCAAGACATAACATTTGCCAATAGAAATCCAACTATTGCAGCAAAAACTTTCTCATACGGTGGAAAGGATATTGCATTTCAACCATATGGTCCCGAGTGGCGCATGCTGCGTAAAATATTGTTGCGGGAGATGCAAAGCAATGCAAATCTTGATGCGTTTTATTCTCTGAGGAGAAATAAGGTGAAGGAGAGTGTTAATGAAACGTACAGAAAAATTGGCAAACCTGTAAATATCGGGGAATTGGCATTTTCAACGGTGATCAGTATGATATCAGGCATGTTTTGGGGTGGTACTTTAGAAGTGGACACGGAGATTGATATTGGCTCCGAGTTTAGAGCGGCAGCCTCGGAACTCATTGAGATACTGGGAAAACCAAATGTTTCAGACTTCTTTCCAGTCCTTGCTAGATTTGATATACAAGGAATTGAGAGGAAAATGAAGAAGGCAACACAAAGGATCGAGAAAATCTATGATTTTGTCATGGATGAATGGATTGAAAAAGGCAGTGCAAGAGTTGAATCAGAGGCTAAAAATGATCAAAGAAAGGACTTCATGCACTTCCTTTTGGGGTTCAAAGAACAAGACAGCAGGAGATCAATTTCCCGAGAACAAATTAAGGCTCTGCTTATGGTAACGTTTCCACTACCTCCTCTTTACTATTATGAATCATGCAAACCgaaatggacagtaacaatcaTATAAATCGTTAAGCGTTACACTAAGgtaacgtttgggaacgcggctgcggctgcgttcccaaaaaatttaaattttttttttttgttaaaatttaatatagtttgtatgttttggatcgttttgatgtgctgatgtcaaaaatgatttttaaaaaatgaaaaaacatcattggcatgcattttggcacgaaaagttatttaaaaagcacccgcaaccacactgccaaacacgctcttagaCAGTACGTACGTATATATTCTTTCTGGAATCTTTTCTGGCTTTTGATGGGATACCCAGTTGTCGATGTTTGTTTGATGAGTCGCCTTCTCTCACTACTCCTCTTCTTCTGctcattt
It encodes the following:
- the LOC7465533 gene encoding uncharacterized protein LOC7465533 yields the protein MGDFSVQITPELVNRFANDGEKLKKKAKKTIPKTRRETPLLKAKVNEKQLHDDSETHKRIASPGWPVQPPLYLPITQTVHPANAELDAIRSVIQESERVLEKFQKQEDNMVQQVTERAKNLCDKEFKLPNQKPMPCLVDYNACRACYKEHADDILKCAPLTKSYYECVRRAKQQQNSADK
- the LOC18109822 gene encoding flavonoid 3'-monooxygenase CYP75B137, giving the protein MATNTDNMSSSTICGPWSWFCKGDQDNEDILLPIILLAVSVTILGTCLFQWGFKKQRETADKLPPGPRGLPIVGYLPFLGPNLHQLFMELAQTYGPIYKLSIGRKLCVIISSPALVKEVVRDQDITFANRNPTIAAKTFSYGGKDIAFQPYGPEWRMLRKILLREMQSNANLDAFYSLRRNKVKESVNETYRKIGKPVNIGELAFSTVISMISGMFWGGTLEVDTEIDIGSEFRAAASELIEILGKPNVSDFFPVLARFDIQGIERKMKKATQRIEKIYDFVMDEWIEKGSARVESEAKNDQRKDFMHFLLGFKEQDSRRSISREQIKALLMDIVVGGTDTTSTTVEWAMAEMMLHPEVMKNAQKELTDAVGTDEIVEERHIDKLQFLHAVVKETLRLHPVAPLLLPRSPSNTCFVGGYTIPRNAKVFLNVWAIHRDPKFWDNPSEFQPERFLSDVSRLDYLGNNMQYLPFGSGRRICAGQPLGERMLMYCLATFLHMFKWELPNGERADTSEKFGVVLEKSTPLIAIPTPRLSNLNLYA